In the genome of Flexistipes sinusarabici DSM 4947, one region contains:
- a CDS encoding DUF1385 domain-containing protein codes for MKNKEYSDVGGQAVIEGVMMRAPEKFVIAVRNPDDQIVVQKKNVTIDNKGIFKKPFIRGLVALYNALILGVQALNFSAYHAMGEGEEKMTKKEIFLSMFLGLGLGVVLFIFLPLLITDLLKHVIPIVKQSFLAFNAVDGVIRVIFFLIYIYVISFFKDIKRVFEYHGAEHKSIFTYEAGEELTVENARTKSRFHPRCGTSFLLIVMIVSIFVFSVIPKDSHFVIKFASRLVFIPVIAGISYEILKFSSRNQSGKLIQLLIVPGLWLQKITTKEPDDKQLEVALLSLREALGENVEEEGVVYV; via the coding sequence ATGAAAAATAAAGAATACAGTGATGTAGGTGGTCAGGCGGTCATAGAGGGTGTTATGATGAGAGCACCCGAAAAGTTTGTTATTGCTGTACGCAATCCTGACGATCAGATTGTGGTTCAGAAGAAGAATGTGACCATTGACAATAAAGGTATTTTCAAAAAACCTTTTATCAGAGGTCTTGTGGCGTTGTATAATGCCCTTATTCTGGGAGTGCAGGCTCTTAATTTCAGCGCTTATCATGCTATGGGAGAGGGTGAGGAAAAAATGACTAAAAAGGAAATTTTTCTCAGTATGTTTCTGGGACTGGGATTGGGTGTTGTACTTTTTATATTTCTTCCTCTTTTGATAACAGATCTCCTTAAACACGTCATACCCATAGTTAAGCAGTCATTCCTGGCATTTAATGCTGTGGATGGGGTGATAAGGGTGATTTTTTTTCTGATTTATATTTATGTAATTTCTTTTTTTAAAGATATAAAAAGGGTGTTTGAATATCATGGTGCCGAACATAAGTCGATTTTTACTTATGAAGCCGGTGAAGAGCTGACAGTGGAAAATGCCCGAACCAAGAGCAGGTTTCATCCGAGATGCGGCACAAGTTTTCTGCTCATTGTTATGATAGTAAGTATTTTTGTTTTCAGCGTCATTCCGAAAGATTCCCATTTTGTAATTAAGTTTGCATCCAGACTTGTTTTTATCCCTGTTATAGCCGGGATTTCATATGAAATACTGAAATTCAGCAGCAGAAATCAATCGGGTAAACTTATTCAGCTGCTTATTGTTCCCGGTTTGTGGCTGCAGAAGATTACCACCAAAGAGCCTGATGACAAACAGCTTGAAGTTGCTTTGTTGTCACTGCGGGAAGCTTTGGGAGAGAATGTGGAAGAGGAAGGCGTAGTTTATGTATGA
- the thyX gene encoding FAD-dependent thymidylate synthase, which translates to MKGKAVKPVVELLSHTPEPEKTVALAAKLCYSSSDIEGLRGKIQAKDQGDFVNKIMGLGHFSVLEHVSFTFGVEGVSRALTHQLVRHRVASYSQKSQRYVSETEGFDFILPESIKEDSACAERFHKLMSDISDFYGEMINKGIKAEDARYVLPNACETKIIITMNARELLHFFSLRCCERAQWEIRRMADLMLQKCYETAPLIFKNSGPGCLSGPCPEGEFACGKISAVRQKYSEMLDKYDRLN; encoded by the coding sequence TTGAAAGGTAAAGCTGTTAAACCTGTAGTGGAACTGCTTTCGCATACACCCGAACCGGAAAAAACAGTGGCTTTAGCCGCTAAACTTTGTTATTCCTCTTCGGATATTGAAGGCTTACGGGGAAAGATACAGGCAAAAGACCAGGGTGATTTTGTTAACAAGATTATGGGGCTCGGTCATTTTTCTGTATTAGAGCATGTAAGTTTTACCTTCGGCGTGGAAGGTGTCTCAAGAGCGCTCACACATCAGCTTGTAAGACACAGAGTTGCAAGTTATTCACAGAAGTCACAGAGGTATGTATCCGAAACGGAAGGGTTCGATTTTATTTTGCCTGAAAGTATAAAAGAGGATTCCGCCTGTGCTGAACGTTTTCATAAGCTGATGTCGGATATATCCGATTTTTATGGTGAAATGATAAATAAGGGAATCAAAGCTGAAGATGCCCGTTATGTTCTTCCCAATGCATGTGAGACAAAGATAATCATTACAATGAATGCCAGAGAACTGCTTCACTTCTTCTCTTTAAGATGCTGTGAGCGGGCTCAGTGGGAAATCAGGCGGATGGCAGATCTGATGCTTCAGAAATGTTATGAAACCGCTCCTTTGATATTCAAAAATTCAGGTCCCGGATGTCTCAGCGGCCCTTGTCCCGAAGGTGAATTTGCCTGCGGTAAAATTTCTGCAGTCAGACAGAAGTACAGTGAGATGCTGGACAAATACGATAGATTGAACTGA
- the rpmE gene encoding 50S ribosomal protein L31 — translation MKEGIHPEYKDSVIKCACGNEIHTKSTAGDTSVAICSACHPFFTGRQKFVDTAGRVEKFMKKYGEYGKKNEKKKSK, via the coding sequence ATGAAAGAAGGCATCCACCCGGAATATAAAGATTCTGTAATTAAATGTGCCTGCGGGAATGAGATTCATACCAAGTCAACAGCCGGAGATACTTCGGTTGCAATTTGCTCCGCCTGCCACCCTTTCTTTACAGGCAGACAAAAGTTTGTTGATACTGCCGGGCGTGTGGAAAAATTTATGAAAAAATACGGCGAGTACGGTAAGAAAAACGAAAAGAAAAAAAGCAAGTAA
- the rpsI gene encoding 30S ribosomal protein S9 has protein sequence MAEYFYGTGRRKTSISRVFLKPGSGVITVNGKPLESYLDRPVSRQVVKQPLEKLGVQAKFDFYITVTGGGKSGQAGAIRHGIARALLQYNPEFKKALREGGFLTRDPRMVERKKPGQPKARKKPQFSKR, from the coding sequence ATGGCTGAATATTTTTATGGTACCGGCAGAAGAAAAACATCGATTTCAAGGGTATTTTTAAAGCCCGGTTCCGGTGTTATTACGGTTAACGGCAAACCGCTTGAATCTTATCTTGACAGACCTGTTTCAAGGCAGGTGGTTAAGCAGCCTTTGGAAAAGCTCGGTGTTCAAGCTAAATTTGATTTTTATATAACCGTTACCGGCGGCGGTAAGAGCGGGCAGGCCGGTGCGATAAGACACGGCATTGCAAGGGCACTTCTTCAGTATAATCCTGAATTCAAAAAAGCTTTACGCGAAGGCGGATTTCTTACAAGAGATCCCAGAATGGTTGAAAGGAAGAAGCCGGGACAGCCCAAAGCACGTAAAAAACCTCAATTTTCAAAGCGTTAA
- the rplM gene encoding 50S ribosomal protein L13 has translation MKTTWAKKDENRNWYTVDVEGKTLGRVASQIAKILIGKHKPEYTPFIDTGDFVVVINAEKIRVTGKKLSDKKYYRHSGYLGGLKEKNLEQMLTDKPEEVLKLAVKRMLPKNRLGRQMLKKLKVYAGESHPHEAQKPVLIEL, from the coding sequence ATGAAAACGACATGGGCAAAAAAAGACGAAAATCGTAATTGGTATACGGTTGATGTTGAGGGTAAGACCCTTGGCAGAGTTGCCAGCCAGATTGCCAAAATATTAATCGGCAAACATAAACCCGAATATACTCCATTCATCGATACAGGAGATTTCGTGGTGGTTATCAATGCTGAGAAGATAAGGGTCACCGGTAAAAAACTGAGTGATAAAAAGTATTACAGACATTCCGGATATCTTGGTGGTCTGAAAGAAAAAAATCTCGAACAAATGCTTACTGACAAGCCGGAAGAAGTCTTAAAGCTGGCTGTTAAGAGAATGCTTCCCAAGAATCGTCTTGGAAGACAAATGTTGAAAAAACTTAAGGTTTATGCCGGGGAATCTCATCCCCACGAAGCTCAGAAACCTGTTCTTATAGAGTTATAG
- the rplS gene encoding 50S ribosomal protein L19 — protein sequence MRNALIESVEAEYKKSDIPEFRAGDTVNVDFRIVEGNKERIQSFSGLVIRVNNNGLSSTFTVRKVVGDIGVERIFPFHSPRIEGIKVLRRGRVRRAKLYYIRERRGKAARIKERRKGF from the coding sequence ATGAGAAATGCATTGATAGAATCAGTTGAGGCTGAATACAAAAAAAGCGATATCCCTGAATTCAGGGCTGGTGACACTGTAAATGTGGATTTCAGAATTGTTGAAGGGAACAAAGAAAGAATACAGTCTTTCTCAGGACTGGTTATAAGAGTGAACAATAACGGTCTGAGTTCAACGTTTACCGTCAGAAAAGTTGTCGGGGACATCGGTGTTGAAAGGATTTTCCCCTTCCACTCTCCGCGGATCGAAGGAATAAAAGTTCTCCGCAGGGGCAGAGTGCGCAGAGCCAAACTTTATTACATTAGAGAAAGAAGAGGAAAAGCAGCCAGGATTAAGGAGCGCAGGAAAGGTTTTTAA
- the trmD gene encoding tRNA (guanosine(37)-N1)-methyltransferase TrmD: protein MKKFNILTIFPDYFDSFFSYGVISKGIENKLIGVSVINIRDYARDKHKMTDDYQYGGGQGLVMKPEPICDAVDEIQTAEKSHVVLLDPRGRRFDQSKAEELSEKDNITFICGRYEGVDERIRDIVVDEEISIGDFILSGGELAAAVIIDTVGRLIPGVLGDENSAEEESFSQNLLEFPHYTRPYEYRGLKVPDVLRSGDHKKIEEWRKKESIKITLQNRFDLLKDKALDIGDAEIVEKEKAKMNSGPSLYVALMHYPMLDKQGDTVSTAITNMDLHDISRSCKTFGVKKYFVVTPLEAQREIAGRVLKHWQVGYGSAYNGNRKEAFSGTVIKSSLVETISDIEDAEGEKPLLVATSAKRHKKTVAYKKIAEMAAKKPVLLLFGTGWGFVPDIMEEVDYTAEPIEGAGDFNHLSVRSAVAIILDRVVKFLQEEAS, encoded by the coding sequence GTGAAGAAGTTTAATATTCTGACCATTTTTCCTGATTATTTTGACTCGTTTTTTTCATACGGAGTGATTTCCAAGGGTATCGAAAACAAACTTATCGGTGTTAGTGTAATAAATATCCGGGATTATGCCCGTGATAAACATAAAATGACTGACGATTACCAGTATGGCGGAGGGCAGGGGCTGGTTATGAAGCCGGAGCCCATATGCGATGCAGTGGATGAGATACAAACTGCAGAAAAGAGCCATGTGGTGCTTCTTGATCCCCGTGGACGCAGATTTGACCAGTCTAAGGCTGAAGAATTGTCAGAAAAAGATAACATAACATTTATATGCGGAAGATATGAAGGTGTTGATGAGCGCATAAGAGATATTGTTGTAGATGAAGAGATTTCCATAGGGGACTTTATCTTAAGCGGTGGGGAGTTGGCAGCAGCTGTAATTATCGATACGGTGGGCAGGCTTATCCCCGGTGTTCTGGGAGATGAAAATTCAGCTGAAGAGGAATCTTTTTCACAAAATCTGCTGGAGTTCCCCCATTACACAAGACCCTATGAATACAGAGGGTTAAAAGTTCCGGACGTATTGAGAAGCGGGGACCATAAAAAGATTGAAGAATGGAGAAAAAAAGAATCGATAAAAATTACTTTACAAAACAGATTTGATTTGTTAAAAGATAAGGCTCTTGACATCGGGGATGCGGAAATAGTAGAAAAAGAAAAGGCAAAAATGAATTCAGGTCCCAGTTTATACGTGGCTTTGATGCATTATCCGATGCTTGACAAACAGGGTGATACAGTATCTACTGCTATCACCAATATGGATTTGCACGATATTTCCAGAAGCTGCAAGACATTTGGTGTTAAAAAATATTTTGTGGTAACCCCCCTTGAGGCACAGCGTGAGATTGCTGGGAGGGTTTTGAAACACTGGCAGGTGGGGTACGGCTCTGCCTATAACGGTAACAGGAAAGAAGCCTTCAGCGGCACAGTGATTAAGAGCTCGCTGGTGGAAACAATTTCTGATATAGAAGATGCTGAGGGTGAAAAGCCCTTGTTAGTGGCAACAAGTGCGAAAAGGCATAAAAAAACTGTTGCTTATAAAAAGATTGCGGAAATGGCTGCTAAAAAGCCTGTTTTGCTGTTGTTCGGTACCGGCTGGGGATTTGTGCCGGATATTATGGAAGAGGTGGATTATACTGCCGAACCAATAGAAGGTGCGGGTGATTTCAATCACCTGTCAGTAAGAAGTGCGGTGGCTATAATACTTGATAGAGTTGTTAAGTTTTTACAGGAGGAAGCATCATGA
- the rimM gene encoding ribosome maturation factor RimM (Essential for efficient processing of 16S rRNA), with product MKFFRIGRVAGHHGLDGEIKVRPITDNINIYNNLSHIMLSVDGEVRKSYKIESFFLQNKFLIFTLEGLEDIEEAKALKGMEIVVPETFLPGASSGEIYWYKIKGSSVFDENGRDIGILYDYIESGGTDVFEIKGHDGILYLISNNPDHIKKIDAEKKSIFINSDGLVSEEV from the coding sequence ATGAAATTTTTCAGAATCGGCAGAGTTGCCGGTCATCACGGTCTTGACGGAGAAATAAAAGTCAGACCGATTACAGATAACATAAACATATACAACAATCTGTCGCATATCATGCTGTCTGTCGACGGTGAAGTCAGGAAATCTTATAAGATTGAATCCTTTTTCCTTCAAAATAAGTTTCTTATCTTCACTCTGGAAGGGCTTGAGGATATAGAGGAAGCCAAAGCACTTAAAGGTATGGAAATAGTTGTTCCGGAAACATTTCTGCCGGGGGCGTCATCTGGTGAAATTTACTGGTATAAAATAAAGGGTTCAAGTGTTTTTGATGAAAACGGCCGGGATATCGGAATTCTCTATGATTATATCGAATCCGGCGGCACAGATGTCTTTGAAATAAAAGGACATGACGGTATATTATACTTAATTTCAAATAATCCCGATCATATCAAAAAGATAGATGCGGAGAAAAAATCTATATTTATAAATTCAGACGGACTGGTTAGTGAAGAAGTTTAA
- a CDS encoding KH domain-containing protein: protein MKELVEFIVKSLVDNPDKVLIEEVEGEKTTVIELRVDPSDLGKVIGKQGRTARAIRTILNAAGIKKNKRVVLEILE, encoded by the coding sequence GTGAAAGAATTAGTTGAATTCATCGTTAAGTCTTTGGTTGACAATCCGGACAAGGTTCTGATTGAAGAAGTTGAGGGTGAAAAAACAACCGTTATTGAGCTTAGAGTTGACCCTTCAGATTTAGGTAAAGTTATAGGAAAGCAGGGCAGGACAGCCAGAGCTATCAGAACAATATTAAATGCCGCCGGCATTAAAAAGAACAAAAGAGTTGTTCTGGAAATATTGGAATAA
- the rpsP gene encoding 30S ribosomal protein S16, translated as MATKIRLMRMGRKKRPYYRLVVADSRAKRDGRFIEIIGHYNPLPNPTEYKVDEEKALKWLSDGAVPTDTARSILSRAGIMKKFDEQKNQKSS; from the coding sequence GTGGCTACTAAAATCAGACTCATGAGAATGGGACGGAAAAAGAGACCTTATTACAGATTGGTCGTTGCAGACAGCCGAGCTAAAAGAGACGGCAGATTTATAGAGATAATCGGGCACTATAACCCGCTGCCGAACCCAACCGAATATAAGGTTGATGAGGAAAAGGCTCTTAAGTGGTTGAGTGATGGTGCTGTGCCGACCGATACCGCCAGAAGCATTCTTTCCAGGGCCGGAATAATGAAAAAGTTTGATGAGCAGAAGAACCAAAAGAGCAGCTAA
- the ffh gene encoding signal recognition particle protein: protein MFNTLNEKLQSVFKKMRGEARITEDNIKEAIRQVKMAMLEADVNYKVVKKFISGVQEKALGEEVLKSLSADQVFIKIVNDELTSILGGEDPSASKITLSSTPPTIIMLVGLQGSGKTTTAGKLAKHFQKNDKRVLMVADDIYRPAAIDQLEVLGKQLGVDVYSDKDNKNAVDIAQKSYEYAKKSAKDIVIIDTAGRLHVNNELMDELFNIKKAVSPDEILFVADAMTGQDAVNVATKFNNDLDISGVILTKLDGDARGGAALSIREVTGKPLKYVGVGEKLDAFEPFYPDRMASRILGMGDVVSLVEMAQDAIEEDEAEKLADKVSKGGMDFNDMLSQFKMIRKMGSFESIMKLMPGMGNMKKADVDEDQIKKIEAIINSMTPRERRYYKLLNGSRKKRIARGSGTSVSDVNKLISQLQQMNKMLKKFKKKYGGADKIDKNMLKNIFPM, encoded by the coding sequence ATGTTTAATACGCTGAATGAAAAGCTTCAGTCTGTATTTAAAAAAATGCGCGGTGAAGCAAGAATCACCGAAGACAATATTAAAGAAGCCATCAGACAGGTCAAGATGGCTATGCTTGAAGCTGATGTTAATTATAAAGTTGTAAAGAAGTTTATCTCCGGTGTCCAGGAAAAAGCTCTGGGCGAGGAAGTTCTCAAAAGTCTTAGTGCCGATCAGGTTTTCATAAAAATAGTAAATGACGAACTAACCAGCATTCTGGGAGGAGAGGATCCTTCCGCTTCCAAAATCACTCTCAGCTCTACCCCTCCCACGATTATAATGCTGGTGGGGCTGCAAGGCTCAGGTAAGACTACCACTGCGGGTAAGCTTGCAAAACATTTCCAGAAAAATGACAAACGTGTATTGATGGTGGCCGATGATATATACAGACCAGCAGCTATCGATCAGCTGGAAGTCCTTGGTAAACAGCTGGGTGTGGACGTTTATTCCGACAAAGACAATAAAAATGCAGTCGACATTGCTCAAAAATCGTATGAATACGCAAAGAAAAGTGCGAAAGATATTGTAATCATTGATACCGCAGGCAGACTTCATGTCAACAATGAGCTTATGGATGAGCTCTTCAATATCAAGAAAGCTGTTAGTCCCGATGAGATTTTGTTTGTTGCCGATGCTATGACAGGACAGGATGCTGTGAATGTTGCCACAAAGTTTAACAATGATCTGGATATATCTGGTGTAATTCTTACAAAGCTTGACGGTGATGCCAGAGGCGGAGCCGCACTGTCCATCAGGGAAGTTACCGGCAAACCTTTAAAATATGTCGGTGTAGGGGAAAAACTGGATGCCTTTGAACCCTTTTATCCGGACAGGATGGCTTCAAGAATTCTTGGTATGGGCGATGTTGTTTCTCTGGTTGAAATGGCACAGGATGCAATAGAAGAGGATGAAGCCGAAAAGCTTGCCGATAAAGTTTCAAAAGGCGGTATGGACTTTAACGATATGCTTTCTCAGTTTAAGATGATAAGAAAAATGGGCTCATTTGAAAGCATTATGAAACTGATGCCCGGAATGGGCAATATGAAAAAAGCAGATGTGGATGAAGACCAGATTAAGAAGATAGAAGCGATTATCAATTCCATGACCCCCCGGGAGAGAAGGTATTATAAACTTCTCAACGGGAGCAGGAAAAAGCGTATAGCCAGAGGAAGCGGAACCTCGGTAAGCGATGTCAATAAACTTATCAGCCAGCTGCAGCAGATGAATAAGATGCTGAAAAAATTTAAGAAGAAATACGGCGGAGCAGATAAGATTGACAAAAATATGTTAAAAAATATATTCCCTATGTAA
- the coaE gene encoding dephospho-CoA kinase (Dephospho-CoA kinase (CoaE) performs the final step in coenzyme A biosynthesis.) has translation MYLGLTGGIASGKNTVAKIFSSLGAYTIDADEISREVMSCGHKTYDKIVENFGRGILKENNEIDRKALRKIVFDNAEKRKLLESIVHPAILEEEKKRVGKIKGRDDKAIIITHAALIIEKGTFERFDGVIVVYAEREQQITRLIKRDSISREYAEKIISSQMPLDEKVKYADFIIDNTGTPKDTKKDVLRVFNAINIYKYCFRQLRKKNSK, from the coding sequence GTGTATTTAGGGCTCACCGGCGGGATAGCTTCAGGCAAAAATACAGTGGCAAAAATATTTTCTTCATTAGGTGCCTATACAATAGATGCTGATGAAATAAGCAGAGAAGTAATGTCCTGCGGTCATAAAACGTATGATAAGATTGTTGAAAATTTCGGCAGAGGCATACTGAAGGAGAACAATGAAATTGACAGGAAAGCTCTGAGAAAGATTGTATTTGACAATGCTGAAAAAAGGAAGCTGCTTGAGTCCATTGTTCATCCTGCTATTCTGGAGGAAGAAAAAAAACGCGTAGGGAAGATAAAAGGGCGGGATGACAAGGCAATAATTATAACGCATGCTGCTCTTATTATCGAAAAAGGAACATTTGAAAGATTTGACGGAGTGATTGTTGTTTATGCCGAAAGAGAGCAGCAGATTACACGGCTTATTAAGAGGGATTCCATTTCAAGAGAGTATGCAGAGAAAATCATTTCCTCACAAATGCCTTTGGATGAAAAGGTTAAATATGCCGATTTTATTATTGATAATACGGGAACTCCAAAGGATACAAAAAAGGATGTTCTTCGCGTATTTAATGCAATAAATATTTATAAATACTGTTTCAGGCAGCTAAGGAAAAAAAATAGTAAATAA
- a CDS encoding fumarylacetoacetate hydrolase family protein has product MKFVRFKTGDVEKKGIYEDGLIKRIFGSIFHEYIVTDEEYNLEEVHILPPVTPSKIVCVGRNYSDHARELGNEVPDEPMIFLKPSTSLACHESVIIYPEYSSKVDHESELAVIIGKTCKDVSPENASDYILGYTCFNDITARDIQKKENKFTRAKSFDTFAPMGPFLETRLDHSNAAVRCLVNGDVKQNGNTSDMVFSVEYLISFISGVMTLLPGDVIATGTPAGVGELQPGDIVEVEIDGIGMLRNYVHKK; this is encoded by the coding sequence ATGAAGTTCGTTAGATTTAAGACGGGTGATGTTGAAAAGAAAGGGATATATGAAGACGGTTTGATAAAAAGAATCTTCGGTTCTATTTTTCATGAATATATTGTTACCGATGAAGAGTACAATCTGGAAGAGGTTCATATATTACCACCAGTTACGCCATCTAAAATTGTCTGTGTTGGGAGAAACTATTCCGATCATGCCAGGGAACTTGGTAATGAAGTGCCTGATGAGCCGATGATTTTTTTGAAACCATCAACATCTCTTGCCTGTCATGAATCGGTTATCATCTATCCTGAATATTCATCCAAAGTGGATCATGAATCTGAACTCGCCGTAATTATAGGCAAGACGTGTAAAGATGTTTCTCCGGAAAACGCTTCAGATTATATTTTGGGATATACCTGTTTTAACGATATAACTGCAAGAGATATCCAAAAGAAGGAAAATAAGTTTACGAGAGCCAAGTCCTTTGATACTTTTGCTCCAATGGGGCCTTTTCTGGAAACCAGGCTTGACCATTCCAATGCCGCGGTTAGATGTCTGGTGAACGGAGATGTTAAACAGAACGGCAATACCTCAGATATGGTGTTTAGTGTGGAGTATTTAATAAGTTTTATTTCGGGTGTAATGACACTTCTGCCCGGAGACGTCATAGCAACGGGTACCCCTGCAGGTGTCGGAGAACTTCAGCCTGGTGATATTGTTGAGGTCGAAATAGACGGAATAGGGATGTTGAGGAATTATGTGCACAAAAAATAA
- a CDS encoding CCA tRNA nucleotidyltransferase, which translates to MVDIVPLNTGDIPFADDIIRAAADSGAEVYFVGGVVRDLLMRRRIHDVDITCFGIAYSEFAGLLAEKADATYVPFKDNVRLVKGGVTIDVSKPRGETIESDLQKRDFTINNLALTLKGEIIGDPYDLEKALIRHVYTSVFDDDPLRILRAFRFVSECGFDIVPETCRLIADKADKIKNVPKERVYQEIFRFFSGSYFDKAVTLFFRKNPKDLFRKGNRTKNSAAYYLFPELVDSEDIRQNSIFHRENVLKHSLSVAKEIFKIARGLNIAEERRFVLITAALLHDCGKKEAWLRNNRKNFIGHDELGSRVAAEIMKRLGYPNKYIKRVSFLVRQHLKLTIFAVNGVRKMKLQRFVFENMDEVEDIILLSLADNRVKKFNMKRLYNIILRIRNAQKEIDMSRAKTVSGSDLIGMGVDRGPEVSILLKEVHFRLAFGYLKSMEDVKNFLKEIRGK; encoded by the coding sequence GTGGTTGATATTGTACCTTTAAACACCGGAGACATACCGTTTGCAGATGATATTATCCGTGCTGCAGCCGACAGCGGAGCAGAAGTTTATTTTGTAGGTGGAGTTGTCAGAGATCTGCTGATGAGGCGCAGAATACATGATGTGGATATAACATGTTTTGGGATAGCTTACTCGGAATTTGCAGGCCTTTTGGCAGAAAAAGCGGATGCAACATATGTTCCATTTAAAGACAATGTTCGTCTTGTCAAAGGGGGGGTTACTATTGATGTATCCAAACCCCGGGGTGAGACGATAGAGTCTGATTTGCAAAAAAGGGATTTTACCATCAATAATCTTGCCTTAACATTAAAGGGTGAAATTATAGGTGATCCTTATGACCTTGAAAAAGCACTGATCAGGCATGTATATACGTCAGTGTTTGATGATGATCCTCTGAGAATTCTAAGGGCATTTCGTTTTGTTTCTGAGTGCGGATTTGATATTGTTCCTGAAACCTGCCGTCTCATTGCAGATAAAGCTGATAAAATAAAGAATGTGCCAAAAGAGAGGGTCTATCAGGAGATATTCAGGTTCTTTAGCGGCAGTTATTTTGACAAGGCCGTTACCCTCTTTTTTAGGAAAAATCCTAAAGATTTATTCAGAAAAGGAAACCGTACTAAGAATTCTGCAGCTTACTATCTTTTCCCTGAGCTCGTTGATTCTGAAGATATCAGGCAGAACAGCATTTTTCACAGGGAGAATGTCCTTAAACACAGTCTCAGTGTGGCAAAGGAAATTTTTAAAATAGCACGCGGGCTTAATATCGCTGAGGAAAGGCGCTTTGTTTTGATTACAGCTGCTCTCCTTCACGATTGCGGCAAAAAGGAAGCCTGGCTGAGAAATAATAGAAAAAATTTTATAGGTCATGACGAGTTAGGCAGCAGAGTGGCTGCTGAGATTATGAAAAGACTCGGTTATCCCAATAAATATATAAAAAGGGTTTCTTTTCTGGTCAGGCAGCATCTGAAACTGACCATTTTTGCTGTCAACGGTGTGAGGAAAATGAAGCTGCAGCGATTTGTGTTTGAAAATATGGATGAAGTAGAAGATATTATTTTATTGAGTTTGGCAGATAACAGGGTTAAAAAATTTAATATGAAAAGACTATACAACATTATATTAAGAATAAGAAACGCCCAGAAGGAGATTGATATGAGTCGGGCTAAAACAGTATCCGGTTCAGATCTCATCGGCATGGGTGTTGATAGGGGGCCTGAGGTTTCAATTCTATTAAAGGAAGTACATTTCCGGCTTGCATTTGGTTATCTGAAAAGTATGGAAGATGTTAAAAATTTTCTTAAAGAGATAAGGGGGAAATGA
- a CDS encoding metallophosphoesterase family protein, with product MRILIISDTHTDSIKKLPKKILAELSKADLVVHAGDYTDFRLYKELEEVAASFAGIKGNMDMQTEFQSVPDKMDFECGNYKIGISHGSGAPHNIISRLMYLHEATDIIIFGHTHSPAHEKVNGKTFINPGSLSQNRWRNDKTYAILEIDNGSYDLQIKNVEE from the coding sequence ATGAGAATCCTTATTATATCCGATACACATACGGATTCAATAAAAAAACTCCCGAAAAAGATATTGGCTGAGCTTAGCAAAGCAGATCTGGTGGTTCATGCCGGGGATTATACCGATTTCAGACTTTACAAAGAGCTTGAAGAGGTGGCAGCATCTTTTGCCGGAATAAAAGGGAATATGGATATGCAGACCGAATTTCAATCTGTGCCCGACAAAATGGATTTTGAATGCGGAAATTATAAAATTGGCATTTCACACGGGTCCGGAGCACCCCACAACATCATCAGCCGTCTTATGTATTTGCATGAAGCTACTGATATAATAATATTCGGGCACACACATTCACCGGCTCACGAAAAAGTGAACGGCAAAACATTTATTAACCCGGGCAGTCTCAGTCAAAACAGATGGAGGAATGACAAAACATACGCCATCCTTGAAATTGATAACGGTTCTTATGATTTGCAAATAAAAAATGTAGAGGAATAA